A stretch of Ascochyta rabiei chromosome 6, complete sequence DNA encodes these proteins:
- a CDS encoding Homoisocitrate dehydrogenase — MAARTLRIGLIPGDGIGREVMPAGRRILEALPSSLGLRFSFSHHEAGWATFQKQGVALPEETVAALKSDCDGALFGAVSSPTVATQGYSSPIVALRKRLQLYANVRPVKSTASAKSPVDLVIVRENTEDLYVKEEKTYAAPDGSRIAEAIKRISETASYNIAAMAGDIALRRQRVRDAGAPSIHARPLVTVTHKSNVLSQTDGLFRETARRALAEHRYQLVGVEEQIVDSMVYKLFRQPSDYDVIVAPNLYGDILSDGAAALVGSLGLVPSANVGKHFVIGEPCHGSAPDIEGQGIANPIATIRSTALMLEFQGEEKAAAAIYAAVDACLDEGKLLSPDLGGKAKTDEIVEDICKRL, encoded by the exons ATGGCCGCGCGAACGCTTCGAATTG GTCTCATCCCCGGCGACGGCATCGGCCGCGAAGTGATGCCTGCCGGGCGCCGCATCCTCGAGGCGCTGCCCTCGTCGCTGGGCCTCCGCTTCAGCTTCTCGCACCACGAGGCCGGGTGGGCGACGTTCCAGAAACAGGGCGTGGCGCTGCCCGAGGAGACGGTGGCAGCGCTCAAGTCGGACTGCGACGGCGCGCTGTTCGGCGCCGTGTCCTCGCCCACGGTCGCCACCCAGGGCTACTCGTCGCCCATCGTCGCGCTCCGCAAGCGCCTGCAGCTGTACGCCAACGTGCGGCCCGTCAAGTCCACTGCGAGCGCCAAGAGTCCCGTCGACCTCGTCATCGTGCGCGAGAACACCGAGGACCTGTACGTCAAGGAGGAGAAGACGTACGCAGCGCCCGACGGCAGCCGGATCGCAGAGGCCATCAAGCGCATCTCCGAGACGGCCAGCTACAACATCGCCGCCATGGCGGGCGACATTGCCCTGCGCCGCCAGCGCGTGCGCGACGCCGGCGCCCCGAGCATCCACGCGCGGCCCCTCGTCACCGTCACGCACAAGAGCAACGTGCTCTCGCAGACGGACGGCCTGTTCCGCGAGACGGCCCGCCGCGCGCTGGCCGAGCACCGCTACCAGCTCGTCGGCGTCGAGGAGCAGATTGTCGACTCCATGGTCTACAAGCTCTTCCGCCAGCCCAGCGACTACGACGTCATCGTCGCGCCCAACCTGTACGGCGACATCCTGTCCGACGGCGCCGCTGCCCTCGTCGGCTCCCTGGGTCTCGTCCCCTCGGCCAACGTGGGCAAGCACTTTGTCATTGGCGAGCCGTGCCACGGATCTGCGCCGGACATTGAGGGCCAGGGCATCGCGAACCCCATTGCCACCATCCGCTCCACCGCCCTGATGCTCGAGTTCCAGGGCGAGGAGAAGGCTGCTGCCGCCATTTACGCCGCCGTCGATGCCTGTCTGGACGAGGGCAAGCTGCTGAGTCCCGATCTCGGCGGCAAGGCCAAGACGGACGAGATTGTCGAGGACATTTGTAAAAGGTTGTAG